The stretch of DNA gaaaattaaaggaaGGAAGGCAAATCCCCCTCTTTTTATTTGTTATTGACTTAAGAAAGTGGAAGGGTTGAAGGATGTGAAAGCTGTGCGAAATCAGGAGATATTTTGTTACCTCAGGAGTCGTGCTAATCTTTAATGCTGCTGATGCATTCTATTTTTCTAGAACAATCTCATTTCTTTTGCTCGGTTAGGGCTGGTCTGTTGATTTTGACCAATCTGTATTTTGGACTCTCTGTTATGAgctttgtttttaataataaaaatccaacaatttctaaaaaaaaaaaaaacacaagttgtacaaataaaaaacaaatcccccaataaaaaaattttatttttcttgttcttttctcTCCTTATAATGAATACAtgttaaacaaaaacaaaaaatttgcaCACTAAtttattcaagaaaaaaaaacagttgCACACTAATTTTCAAGCGGTGTGCTTGTTagagattaaaaaaaagaaaaaacgaaaaacaaaattaaaaaaaaaaacttgtttattttcaaaaaaattattattaatttttgtattatactTAAGTTGTATATTTAGTTGGTGtgctttaatttgatcaattttagttttttattttttttattggattGATTTTGAGCCCTTACacttttgtaattttaaaatttaagtctattagcaattaatttttttttgttaatttttgttattaCTCTTGTATCTCACATAAAATTGTAGATTTAATCGACGTTCTTTAATTTAGTCATTCTTAGTCCCTGtgctttttcaattttaaaattttaatcttgatgCAAATAACAACCATTAAATCTATTAACTTGCttttttgtgagtaatatatgaaaatagcAAGTTGACATGGCATTAGACATAGAGCTGTTGCCCGGCCCGACGGCCGGcctgaaatatgggagggttcgggtaaaaatataggcccaaaatatgggtttgggtaaaaaagaggcccgtttagaaaacgggtcgggcctcgggcaccacttttttggcccgagcccgacccacccggcccgaatataataaatatatatttttatttttttaattttaaaatatttttaaaatacttttttatttttaaaataaatttttagtgtttattaaaaaaatggccgggccaggccgggctcgggcttagaaatttttcccgggccgggcctggacaaaatttcaggcccatttTTGGGCCGAGCTGGGCCCGAGCCTAGGACACAGGCTGAAATTTTTTTGGGCCTGGCCCGAACCCGGCccaacccatgaacacctctaattagACATGTgctaatatttttattacataagattttgaaaataaaaatacttaataaatttaagggataaatctcaaaaagtatacatgaactttgatttaatgtgcaattgtaaaCATAAACTTTATTTGCtgcaattatacacgtgaaactctaattgtagttcaaatgtatacttgaaactttaattttgatttaatcatacacatttaaagaaataaatacatcaatttatttttatattggataaatataattgcaatatataaacataaaatgatgttatatcaataattgtgttaataatttacaagaattggatcaaatcaaaatttcatgcataaaattacataaaatcaaaattcatgtatacaattgcacattaaatcatggttcatgtatagttttggtaTTTATCCCTAAATTTAACAACCATCTTAaggatataaattttaaaattcgataaATACGataactaaatcaaaatataaaaactaaattcatAAGTTATAGGGACTAATAtcataattaaacaaaaaaattgaataaataaaataatctgaTTGAAGTGGTGGGAAGGGTTGAAATGTAAGCCGAAAGGGCATGATCTCAATGTCTTAACCTCTTTCTTATTTGGAACTATGACATTAAAGATTGCATCATTCCAGGGGACAACTAACTACGAAAAGTGATCCATACGGAACGAAATTCTGCAGAGTTTTAATGGCCCAAAAACTCACCTCCATCAAACCCAAACAATTGGTTCATTTTACCAAACCCATTAACATCCCTTGAGAGTTATCGTCTTTTCATTTGTGCCTTCCATTGCGACAGCGATTGACTTCGATTCAATTTCCATAGCTTGTTTTCATCAACCCTTTGTCGTCTCCGTACAAGACCTTGCTTAGAAGAAAAATGTCAACCTTCCCTGACTCTTTCACTCAACTCGCCGACGACTCCTTAGACTCTTTTGACTCTGTTCCACACCAGGAAGAAGACGGTGCCGGCTACGCCGGATACGACCCTTCTCAGCAATTCGACTCTTTCGCCGACCACTCGGATCATGCCAAGGGCTCCAGTGATGATGTGTTTGCATCAGATTCATACACAAATGGGGTGGGTTTTGGCCAAGATTTTGGCGGATCGGACGGCCCGGTTTTGCCTCCGCCGGCGGAGATGGAGCCTGAGGAAGGTGTTGCTCTCAGGGAATGGAGAAGGTTATGatccattaaaaaaatttcatgtttttttgaataattttgtctTATATTAAAGTATAGAGTTTGGGGAAGTTAAAGAGTTAGGAATTGAAGTTATGAATATGGCACTTAGGTATTTTGGAAATGTGCAAAAGATCTAGATTTAGTGAATTTTTTATCTTTATGAAGATTTTGAATATGTTTGGTTAAGTCATATTAGGGTGTAAAAGAACTGAAttttgtgaaaagttttaaataagTTTGGTTAAGCCATATTAGGGTTTAAGTAGGGAAATCTAAGAATTTAGTGCTAATTTCTGGGATTAGAAGTAGAGTTGTAGGATTTTACTTCTCTTTGGATTTATTCTTTTAAGAGATTGAATCAAAGAGAAGGAATGAGGTACTAGCATGGGTGCACCATATAAGAAATTCGGATAGAAGAATTGGGTCAAAATATGAAGTTAGATTTCGGCATGAAAATGGAGTTGTAGCGCTAGTAATTTCCCTCCAAGCTGGCATTTTTAAAACTAAAGATAAGCTAATTGGTGGTATCATTGGAAAAAAGCAGTTTCCTGTCAATTGGACACTCAAGCCATTATTGGACGGTATCTGCATCCTAAGAGCACAAATCTAGAGTATACTCTGGCTAGTTTGGAAAAAACGGAGAGCTAAAATATTTTAGGACAGGATTGGTTGTGCGTTTACTTTTTTATCACTTGTGAACTTTGGTCatcttataaaagaaaaaagattgaaTCAAGAGAATATCTggattttttttttcccttttttgtaTTTCCTTTAATAATTTATACATTTCTTTTGAGTAAATTTTGTAGTGGCTTAGCTTAGTTGGTTGGTGTACCCACCCTAAGCGGTGCACCAAGCCGTTTCGGAGTCCGAATGCCATGTAAGTGTTGGGTACAGATATGTATCCAACATatatatcttaattttttttccatgtgTTATGAGACCCTTGGAGGTTCTACCTCTATACCTCCGGATATACCTCAGGCATGGGTGTCAAGCAAGGATGGCAACAGAGAGCAAGCCTTTCCCTTATCACAGGCTACAGTCTCATTTATACCAAAaagataaataagtaaataatgaaaatgtGAAAGCTGTTGCTAATTTTATAGGTTTCAATGGTGCTAAACGTGGGAAATATGACTGTTGTTATTGCATAGGGAGAATGCAATTCGGTTGGAGGAGAAGGAGAAGAGGGAGAAGGAGTTATTGAGCCAAATAATTGAGGAAGCTGATCaatacaaagttgagttttataagAAAAGGGAGGTGAcctgtgaaaataacaaggccaatAACAGAGACAAAGAGAAggtatccttttttttttgttgttgttgaagcTGTATgctaatatttttacatttttagagaAGTTTGTAACTTGCCCAAAACAAAACAGAACTGAAAAAAGaaggtatttttttttcttgttccaACTTCTAATCGTGCATGAACTGTTAGGTGCTAAATGCGGCATGCATTCTTTAGTCGGTATTTAACTGCTGATGTTGATATTATCATGATGTTCATTGTCTATGATTGAACATTGAGCTGGTAATATGCTCTGGGATGGAAACATTTTCTTATCTCTTCAGTGACTGAAAACTCAATACTCCTACTGGACGGAGGATTGGTGTCACTTTACTTATCGCCTTATAAAGTAGGAACCGGTAAGTCATTTGTAGATGTAAAGTGATTGAAACTACGACATTCTTGGCCCATTATGTCACATCTTTAATCTGGAAATTCATTTTACTGAATTAACTTGGTTTGTTGGGTTATAGAATAACATTCTCATAAAATTTGCTTATGTTTCGTTTACTAACATCTTAGATACAGAGCAATGtgccaatgccatatataatgcACTATAACTTGTATTCTGTGTCAGATATTTGTAGCCAATCATGAGAAATTCCATGCCGAAGCTGATAAGCATTACTGGAAAGCAATCGCGGAGCTCATTCCTAATGAAGTGCCAACCATAGAGAAAAGGGGAAAaaaggagaaggagaagaagCCTTCCATTGTTGTTGTCCAAGGTCCTAAGCCCGGGAAACCTACTGACCGTTCGAGGATGAGACAGATACTCGTGAAACTAAAGCACAACACACCTTCTCACCTGAAGCACTCTCCGCCGCCACCACCTGCAGCTGCTGCTGCAAAAGATCAAGATGCAAAAACTGGTAATACTTCTTCTGTCCCAGCTGCTCTTCCAGTCACAAGCACCCCTGAAGCTGTAGTAGCTGCTTAGatagtttttattttaacttatcaGCTTctgtaataaaaaagaaaaaaagaaaaaaaagaagtatcTATAAGACTATATCTTGTGGGTAGACTGATGTTTAGCTGGTTGTCATCCTTAGCAGTAGTAGGGTACATAGTTGGTTTCATGAGGTTATAAATTAAGAGTTTGTCTATGCACGAAACTTTGTCATTTAGATGGAATGTAGTAATAATGTACGCCGCTATTTTACTCAAATTCGGATATATCTGATGCGAGTATATGTTTGGAATGAACGTGCTTAATTGTTttcttagtttttcttttttagtgTATATGGAAGATCATATTCTctttttatatctatatatatatatgaaaatttgtcAGATTCAAC from Gossypium hirsutum isolate 1008001.06 chromosome D04, Gossypium_hirsutum_v2.1, whole genome shotgun sequence encodes:
- the LOC107955167 gene encoding clathrin light chain 2, producing MSTFPDSFTQLADDSLDSFDSVPHQEEDGAGYAGYDPSQQFDSFADHSDHAKGSSDDVFASDSYTNGVGFGQDFGGSDGPVLPPPAEMEPEEGVALREWRRENAIRLEEKEKREKELLSQIIEEADQYKVEFYKKREVTCENNKANNRDKEKIFVANHEKFHAEADKHYWKAIAELIPNEVPTIEKRGKKEKEKKPSIVVVQGPKPGKPTDRSRMRQILVKLKHNTPSHLKHSPPPPPAAAAAKDQDAKTGNTSSVPAALPVTSTPEAVVAA